The genomic region GGCCCCCCCCGGCAGGGAAGCCCGCGCACCGATGATCAGGGAGGTCAAAGCCGACCCCAGAGCAACAGGCGGCAGGTAGTAGACAATGGTGGGATACCAGTGGAACAACTCCGCCAACCCCTGGCCTACATAGAGCGTCAGGTTGCACAACACCGCGCTGACGAACAAAATGGTTCCCAGGATGTACAAGGTTTTTTTGTCACGCGGAAACACAGGGGAGGTCTGCAACAAAAACCAGCGACCAAGCCAAAGAAAAATGGCCAGGGTCGCCGCCAGCCCGATGGAACGGAACAAGGTGATGCCGACCCAATGCCCCCGGTTGAGAGCCTCTATCTTGCGCCGCGCCCCCTCGCTGACCAACTCCCCTTCACGCACCACCATCTCACCCCGACGTGCGCGAAAAAAGGCCTTCTCGACAGAGTCTTTTGCCCGTTGCCGACGCAGCTTGGTCTCCGCCAGATTCAAAACAAAATTGGGCCGTATCTGCGCCCGGGTTTCGTTGATGATCCACTCCCTTAATACGCGCGGCAGTTCGTTGAGGTTTTCGTTCGCACTGCGCACCAGCAGTTGCCGCATACCGTCAATATCTGTTAAACCATTGATATCATTTAATCTTTGCTCAGAATTCCGCGAAATGGAACGCCGAACATAGGTGCCCTTTTCCAGATCCCGCAACACCTCCGGTCCGCTGACCACCCGCTGATTGGCCAAAGGCACCAACCAATTTTCGATGATGCGGATCAGATCGGCATAGGGATGGGGAAGCATGGGCGAAACGGGCAACCCGCTTTTGGCCACCACATCCTTGCGCTCGGTCTGGGAGGTCGCCCGCACCGGCACATCCTTGGTCTCAGCATCCGTGGCACCCCCTGGTCCGGCATGGGGCTTGATATCTTCCTTGCGTTGACTGTCCGATGGCGGATCCTTCCCCGGCGCAGGAGCGGACGCAGGAAGCTCCCTGGGAATCGGTTTGGGCACCACAGGCAGGAGAGTGTCCAGACCCGTCGTATCGTGCGGAGAGACAACAGGAACCGAAGCAGCAGGAGACGGAAACTGGGCAGCAGCCAGCAAAGCCTTGTAGGCATTGACCGGGATAAGATCACCCAGACGCTGCGAAAAAGCCTCGCGGGTGGGAACCGTCTCTTCGTTGTTGGCCCCATGACCCGCACGCAGCGACTCACCCAGCCAAGTCAGGGACTCTCGCAAATAGTTGACGACCGAATCCATCATGCCATCATCCCAGTCGTAGACCGGGGGTACGGTCAGGGCAGCCTCCTCCTGGCGCCGCAACGTGGAGACCGTGTCTTCAATCAGAATATCCCGATCCGCCTTGACATCGATGCGGGATATCTCGCCCACTTCCGGAAGATAGAGCGGCTTGAAGACCATGGGTGAATAGACCACGGTCAACAATCCCACCAGGCCGGCAAACAAGGCAAAATCGATCGTCGGCGACAGCTGCAACCACGCCAGAAGCGCCCGCACCTGGGGATTGCGCACACGGAACAAGGGGGGAAGTTTTTTTTCAGGCAGCGCTGCCGCACCCGCCGGAACCGCTCCGGAAGGCTGTCTGGATCCGCTGTTTTTACGACCGTTGGCCATCGGCTTCCTCGTAAGCCCGAACGATTCTCCGCACAAGAGGGTGGCGCACCACATCCCGATCCGTAAAGTGGATCATGCCGATGCCATCCACATGGGACAATATTTTCATGGCGTGAACAAGACCCGAACCACGCCCGGCAGGCAAGTCAACCTGGGTGGCATCGCCACACACCACGGCACGCGACGTCTGTCCCAGACGGGTCAGGAACATTTTCATTTGTTCAGGGGTGGTGTTTTGCGCTTCATCGAGGATGATGAATGCCTCCTCCAGAGTGCGGCCACGCATATAGGCCAGCGGGGCAATTTCGAGCAAGTTCTGGTCCAGCATCTTCTCCACCTTTTCGTATCCCAGCATATCATGCAGGGCATCGTAAAGGGGACGCAAATAGGGATCCACCTTGGCCTGGAGATCTCCTGGCAAAAATCCGAGCCGTTCGCCAGCCTCCACGGCAGGCCGGGTCAGGACGATACGTGCCACACGCCCTTCCAGGCAGGCCTGCACCGCTACCGCCACCGCCACATAGGTCTTGCCCGTCCCAGCCGGACCCGTGGCAAAGGTCAGATCGGTGTGCCAAAGGGTTTCGATGTAGGCAGCCTGCCGGGCATTGCGCGGATGAATCAACCGACGCGGCGTATGCACAGCGACATCGGGGGAGAAAAGCCTCGTCGGGGAGACATCTTCCAGCAAAGCCCGCGCCCCATCAGCCACACGCTGCGGATCCACAACCTCCCCCTGCTCCAACAGAGCATACAACCGATGTAACAAATCCCGTACCACCTCGACCCGGCCCTGTCGGGCCGTAATGGCCACGGAGTTGCCACGCGGGTGCAAGGTGACACACAATTGTTCTTCCAGCAAATGCAAATGCGCATCACACTCCCCAAACAATCGCATGGCCAGTTGATTGTCAGGAAAGGTGATCAGCTCAGTCTGGACTTTCTCTTCCATCGGGTGGCATCACCAGGCGGGTTTTTCAGGTTATGGGACGACCCTTGAGCGAATGGGGCATCCCTTCCGTGATCTCGACCTGGAGCATGCGTCCGATCCATGCCGCAGGTCCGGGAATGTTGACCCGGCGAAAATCGGCGGTTCGCCCCGTCACCTCACCCTCCCGCCGCTTGGAAACACCCTCCACAAGGAGCTGCACAACCCGGCCAACCTGACGCTGGTTCCCAGCCAGTTGTTCGGCATCGAGCCGGGCCTGCAAAAATTCCAGACGCTTGGCGCTCACCTCTTCCGGAATGTGCTGGGGCAAGGTCGCCGCAGACGTTCCCGGGCGGGGAGAAAACTTGAACGAATAGGCATGGGCAAATCCCACCTGTTCCACCAGGTCGAGCGTTTGTTGAAAGTCGGCATCGCTCTCTCCGGGAAAACCGACAATAAAATCCGAGGCCAAAGCCATATCCGGCACGGCACGACGCAACTTTCCAACCC from Magnetococcales bacterium harbors:
- a CDS encoding HDIG domain-containing protein; the protein is MANGRKNSGSRQPSGAVPAGAAALPEKKLPPLFRVRNPQVRALLAWLQLSPTIDFALFAGLVGLLTVVYSPMVFKPLYLPEVGEISRIDVKADRDILIEDTVSTLRRQEEAALTVPPVYDWDDGMMDSVVNYLRESLTWLGESLRAGHGANNEETVPTREAFSQRLGDLIPVNAYKALLAAAQFPSPAASVPVVSPHDTTGLDTLLPVVPKPIPRELPASAPAPGKDPPSDSQRKEDIKPHAGPGGATDAETKDVPVRATSQTERKDVVAKSGLPVSPMLPHPYADLIRIIENWLVPLANQRVVSGPEVLRDLEKGTYVRRSISRNSEQRLNDINGLTDIDGMRQLLVRSANENLNELPRVLREWIINETRAQIRPNFVLNLAETKLRRQRAKDSVEKAFFRARRGEMVVREGELVSEGARRKIEALNRGHWVGITLFRSIGLAATLAIFLWLGRWFLLQTSPVFPRDKKTLYILGTILFVSAVLCNLTLYVGQGLAELFHWYPTIVYYLPPVALGSALTSLIIGARASLPGGALIVGALLSFLSALAANGGLTLFIYFFIGSMVGAFSLRSCRRRFDVLGAGFRIGFAQAVTMPLVEAVSGNMLNWTWLSGMSVAMAGGLLVGLLGLALIPTLEWIFNLTTDSRLLELASGDHPLLKRLSLRTPGTYHHSVMMGNLAEAAAEAIHANPLMARVMALYHDIGKLSKPHYFVENQSGENRHDNLSPSMSAKIIMAHVKDGVEMAREYQLGAPILEAITTHQGNSLLQFFYNKAMREASRRGETIPESEYRYPGPKPQTRESGILMLADSVEAAARALKNPSPAKIQSLVQRIVNNKIADKQLDECRLTLSEIATIEEAFCRVLILGFYHHRIAYPDLIKKPPSHVGSRSG
- a CDS encoding PhoH family protein — encoded protein: MEEKVQTELITFPDNQLAMRLFGECDAHLHLLEEQLCVTLHPRGNSVAITARQGRVEVVRDLLHRLYALLEQGEVVDPQRVADGARALLEDVSPTRLFSPDVAVHTPRRLIHPRNARQAAYIETLWHTDLTFATGPAGTGKTYVAVAVAVQACLEGRVARIVLTRPAVEAGERLGFLPGDLQAKVDPYLRPLYDALHDMLGYEKVEKMLDQNLLEIAPLAYMRGRTLEEAFIILDEAQNTTPEQMKMFLTRLGQTSRAVVCGDATQVDLPAGRGSGLVHAMKILSHVDGIGMIHFTDRDVVRHPLVRRIVRAYEEADGQRS